ACTAAAATATTTGCCAAGGTAAAAACTCCTCACGCTAAAGTGACATGATGCAAGAACAACTATAATTCAGGCTAGCTATATAAACTGATATGAGTTTAGCGTAGATATCTCTTTTGCTTACGCTTTAAAAGGATTAATAGCAAAAGCAAAACAACTGTCTTTTCATTACTCCGCCAACTTATCCAACTTCTCACGCAATATTAACTTCGCAAACGATCGCACCAGGAAAATCCCCCCCAGCCCAGCAAACATAAACAAAGCGATCGCCCAACCGGTATAGCCCGCCACCAGCAGCACCGTGCCAGAGAGCAATAAAAATCCACTCATGCAAGTATAGGTAAGGGTTTTCAGCACTAGATTAATTCTTTTTAGGGTGCGATCGCTAGCGGTGGAGCGAACCTTGAATTCCAATTCGCCGCGCTCAATTCGCCCTTCGAGATCGTTGATTAGTAGTTCGGCTCTGGTGGGCTTATTGAATTGATCGGCAATAAAACCTTTGGCCTGCCGCGCCAACTCACCAACGACACTGCCACCGCCCTGCTTGGATTTGGCCAGGGTGATACTTTTCACAAATGGTTGCGCCGCCGCCGTGATGTTATATTCCGGATCCAGAATCCGGGCGATCCCATCCAGAGTAGTCAGCGACTTGAGAATATAAGTCATCTTGGCTGGCAATCGAAATGGCTGCTGCTCGAAGATCGCATATACCTCCCGCTGCATTTGCTCAAACGCCTTGAGGTCAACCGGCTTTTCAGTAAATTTATCCAGCATAAACTTCATTACCCGCCGCACTGGAGTCATGTCCGCCACTGGCTCAAGCAAACCCATGGTGGTGAGGGTATCGATCACCTGATTGGTGTCTTTTTTGAGTACCGCAAAGAAGGTTTTGACCATTTGATCCTTGTCGATCGCAGGCACTTCCCACATCATGCCAAAATCATAGAAAATCAGATTGCCCTCCTGACTGACGGCAATGTTCCCAGGATGGGGATCGGCATGGAAAAAGCCATCTTCTAATAATTGTTTGAGATAGCAACTGATGCCCACCTTGTTGATCTCTTTGGGGTCAAGGCCGCAAGCTTCCAGGGCTTGGCGATCGTCGATTTTTATCCCTGGCAAATACTCCATCGTCATCACTTTGGTGGTGGTGTATTGCCAATAGACCGTAGGGGTCAGAATGTGAGCTTGGCCATTGAAGTTTTCGGCAAAGCGATCGACATTGCGCCCTTCCTGGCAATAGTCAATTTCTTGATAGAGAATAGTAAAGAATTCGCTATAAATCTCTTCCAGTTGATATTTTTTACTGCGAGGGAACCATCGCCGCACGAGTTTTAGTAACTTGGCGATTACATGGGAGTCAAGATCAAACAAGCTTTTTAGCCCTGGTCGCTGCACCTTCACCACCACTTCTTCGCCAGTATGCAGCTTAGCTTTGTGCACCTGCCCCAAACTAGCCGCCGCGATCGGTTCGTGATCGAAGTCCAAATACACCGAATGGAGCGATTGGCCTAGTTCTGTTTCAATGATTGTGACCGCCTGAGCCGCATCGAATTCTGGCACCTGATCCTGCAGGCGAGATAGAGCCACAACATATTCCTTGGGCAGCAGATCTACCCGCGTTGAGAGCGATTGACCTATTTTAATAAAGGTTGGCCCTAAGTCGAGCAACGTCGTGACTAGCCAGTTGGCGCGGCGGTTGCGTACCTTGGCTGAATTATTTTGCCAGAGATTATCCCACCACAGAAAAAAGGCAAACGAAAAGGCCGCCCTAAAAATATCCCGTTGGCGAGCGATCGGTGAATATTTAGTTTTCTGCCAGCGCAAAGGCTTATTAGCAGTGGTTGTTAGCATTATGGGAACAATCTTTAATGCTGAGTTGCATGGAACATGGGCAAGGAGGTCAATCAGGTTAGTGTAAGCTGATGCTGATCCAAATGTTTGAACTTAAAAATAGTTTTGCCAGCCCTAAAAAAATAGTCCACCCCGTTTAATTATATTAGCTAAAGTTGGTGACATAAGCTGTGATTGGAGCCAGCTTAACCATACCCAAACCAATAAAAACTTATCCCTCCTATCCGAATGAATCATCGACAAGACCTAGATTGGATGCAATATTGCCTGGAACTGGCAGCCAAGGCCAAAGGACAAACTGCCCCAAACCCATTGGTAGGTAGTGTGATTGTCAAACAGGGCAATCGCCTTGGTGCTGGGTTTCATCCTAAAGCTGGCCAACCCCATGCCGAAGCATTAGCGATCGCCGAGGCCAGGGCAAAATACGGCAAGGCGGCGATCGAGGGGGCAACTTTATATGTCAATCTAGAGCCTTGCAACCATCATGGTCGCACCCCCCCTTGCACCGAGGCAATCATCAAAGCAGGGATTAAACGGGTAGTGGTCGGTATGATCGACCCTGACCTACGGGTATCAGGGACTGGCTGCGATCGGCTTCGGCAGGCGGGTATTGAAGTGATTACCGGGATCGCTGAGGCCGCATGTCAGCGACTAAATGAAGGTTTTGTGCATCGGGTGCGCCACCAGACCCCGTTGGGCATTTTTAAATATGCAATGACGCTGGATGGCAAGATCGCCACCGCTGCTGGGCATAGCTTCTGGATCACGGGTGAGGCAGCCCGACGGGAAGTGCATTTGCTGCGTGCCAGTTGTGATGCGGTGATTACTGGTGGTAATACGGTGCGATTGGATAACCCGCTGCTCACAACCCATAACCTCACTACCCATAATCCCTTGCGGGTGGTGCTGAGCCGCAGTCTTGATTTACCCAGAGATGCAAAATTGTGGCAGGTTGGCAATTCAGATCGTGGAGATAATAAAGGGCAAAATCACCCAACCCTGGTAATTACTCAGCCCCATGCTAACCCAGAGCTTCAAAGTTATTTGTGCGATCGCGGTGTGGAAATCCTGACCCTCCCAGAATTAACCATTCAAGCTGTGATCCAAGAACTGGGTAGTCGCGGCATGAATCAGGTGTTGTGGGAATGTGGTGGCAATCTGGCGGCTGAGGCGATCGCCGCTGGTGCGGTACAAAAGGTTTATGCATTCATTGCGCCAAAACTGATTGGGGATTTCGCGGCCCCCAGTCCGATCGCCGATCTTGGTTTGCGGCAAATGAGCCAGGCTCTAGACCTCAGGCAGACAGAATTGCGCCAGATCGATCGGGATTGGTTAATTACTGGCTATTTGAATAATCAATCGTGACGATCGCTAGCTCAGATTCCAGATTTGAACGATCACCCTGGTAATAAGAGATCAGGTACAAGCCAGGCGCAATTGCGGCATAGTTATATCAATCTTGACTAATATCTTGCTCGAGCAAACCTTAAGCACTTTCCCAGAAGCAATTATTATTATTCACCACAATCTCTAGTTCTTCCGGTGGGATTGGTTTATTGAATAAATACCCCTGCATCTCATCACAACCACTCGATCGCAGCAGTTCCATTTGTTCCATTGTCTCCACCCCTTCCGCAATCACCTTCAGATTCAAGCTATGGGCCAGGGTGATGATCGACATGGCGATCGCAAAATCATTGGGATTGGTGGTAATGTCGCGCACAAACGATTGATGAATCTTGAGCACATTAATTGGCAAGCATTTTAGATAGCTGAGCGACGAATAGCCCGTGCCGAAATCATCGATCGATAGATTTATGCCCATGTCCCGCAATTGGCGCATCTTATCAATGTTTTCGTCTACGTCTTCCATCACAATACTTTCAGTTAGTTCTAGATCCAAAGAGCTAGGGTCTAATTCAGTCTCGGCCAGGATGTCCCTGAGACTATTGATAAATCCCTGCTGCTTAAACTGATGTGCCGAGAGATTGATCCCCAATCGCAATGGTGGCAAACCCATTTTGAACCATTCTTGGTTCTGGCTACAGGCTTTGCGCAACAGCCAATAGCCGATCGGCACAATTAGCCCGGTTTCTTCGGCCAGGGGAATAAACTTACTGGGTGGTAATAGCCCTTCTTCTGGGTGTCGCCAGCGCAATAGGGCTTCTACCCCCACCACCCTACCCAGTTCCAGGCTCACCTGGGGCTGATAATAGATAATTAACTCTTCGTTTTCTGCTGCTTTGCACAGACGATTTTCGAGGGAAAGCCGATGCAAGGCGCTTTGATTCATGGCGTGGGTATAGAGCTGGTAATTATTTCGGCCACTCTCTTTGGCTCTGAACATAGCCTGATCAGCATTCTTGACCAGGGTTTCCACATCTTTGCCATCATAGGGAAATATGCTGATTCCCATGCTGGTGCTGATGTGTAGCTCGTGCTCATTTAAATAAAAGGGCGCTTCAAAGGCACTGAGCAAACGGCTACA
The sequence above is a segment of the Pseudanabaena sp. PCC 7367 genome. Coding sequences within it:
- a CDS encoding ABC1 kinase family protein, yielding MLTTTANKPLRWQKTKYSPIARQRDIFRAAFSFAFFLWWDNLWQNNSAKVRNRRANWLVTTLLDLGPTFIKIGQSLSTRVDLLPKEYVVALSRLQDQVPEFDAAQAVTIIETELGQSLHSVYLDFDHEPIAAASLGQVHKAKLHTGEEVVVKVQRPGLKSLFDLDSHVIAKLLKLVRRWFPRSKKYQLEEIYSEFFTILYQEIDYCQEGRNVDRFAENFNGQAHILTPTVYWQYTTTKVMTMEYLPGIKIDDRQALEACGLDPKEINKVGISCYLKQLLEDGFFHADPHPGNIAVSQEGNLIFYDFGMMWEVPAIDKDQMVKTFFAVLKKDTNQVIDTLTTMGLLEPVADMTPVRRVMKFMLDKFTEKPVDLKAFEQMQREVYAIFEQQPFRLPAKMTYILKSLTTLDGIARILDPEYNITAAAQPFVKSITLAKSKQGGGSVVGELARQAKGFIADQFNKPTRAELLINDLEGRIERGELEFKVRSTASDRTLKRINLVLKTLTYTCMSGFLLLSGTVLLVAGYTGWAIALFMFAGLGGIFLVRSFAKLILREKLDKLAE
- the ribD gene encoding bifunctional diaminohydroxyphosphoribosylaminopyrimidine deaminase/5-amino-6-(5-phosphoribosylamino)uracil reductase RibD, which gives rise to MNHRQDLDWMQYCLELAAKAKGQTAPNPLVGSVIVKQGNRLGAGFHPKAGQPHAEALAIAEARAKYGKAAIEGATLYVNLEPCNHHGRTPPCTEAIIKAGIKRVVVGMIDPDLRVSGTGCDRLRQAGIEVITGIAEAACQRLNEGFVHRVRHQTPLGIFKYAMTLDGKIATAAGHSFWITGEAARREVHLLRASCDAVITGGNTVRLDNPLLTTHNLTTHNPLRVVLSRSLDLPRDAKLWQVGNSDRGDNKGQNHPTLVITQPHANPELQSYLCDRGVEILTLPELTIQAVIQELGSRGMNQVLWECGGNLAAEAIAAGAVQKVYAFIAPKLIGDFAAPSPIADLGLRQMSQALDLRQTELRQIDRDWLITGYLNNQS